The genomic region CTCGTGTTGACGAAAGAAGCGACCTTGAAAACGCGGCTCGTCGTTCGCTCGAGCCACGTGACGATTGACGGCAACGGCGCGACGCTGCAAGGGCCGGCTTCTGTCGGGGACACGAATGCGCTGGCGCAAGCGGGCACAGGCGTTTTGATCGAGGACTGCGTCAACGTGACGATCCGTAATCTGAAGGCGCGCGGCTTTGCCACCGGGCTGGTTGCGCGCGACAGCCGGGCGCTGCTTATCGAACATTGTGATTTTTCCGACAACTATGACAACCCGAAGCACGGCTGGGGCGAGCTGCCACCCCGCGGCGGCATCCTGTTTGAGCGCGTCCGGCAGAGCGTGCTGCGCGGCAACAAGGCTGGCCGGGTGTGGGACGGCCTTCATCTGGTCGGGTCGGATGAAAATCTGGTTGAAGACAATGATTTTTCTCATTGCTCGAACACGTGCGCGAAGTTGTGGCACGCTTTGCGAAACCGTTTCCTGAACAACAACCTCTCCTATGGCATTCGCATCGACCGCGCCGCCGGGGAAGTTCATGCGC from Candidatus Angelobacter sp. harbors:
- a CDS encoding right-handed parallel beta-helix repeat-containing protein; the protein is MPTIVVTNDLVLTKEATLKTRLVVRSSHVTIDGNGATLQGPASVGDTNALAQAGTGVLIEDCVNVTIRNLKARGFATGLVARDSRALLIEHCDFSDNYDNPKHGWGELPPRGGILFERVRQSVLRGNKAGRVWDGLHLVGSDENLVEDNDFSHCSNTCAKLWHALRNRFLNNNLSYGIRIDRAAGEVHARDSTSVLIESGSDNNYWFRNDISNGGDGIFIRVLNGWVSRGNVFVENDASYAN